The following proteins are co-located in the Macadamia integrifolia cultivar HAES 741 chromosome 3, SCU_Mint_v3, whole genome shotgun sequence genome:
- the LOC122073144 gene encoding uncharacterized protein LOC122073144, translating to MASPVGSPPVEAPPSSSMGSRKSYAAMLNKSLYLPMIQVEEKVIGMILEGEPAVYFSPQELSKSEEPFSLSLFAKCSYGRPPIHEVKEILKKMFSITMDFVISSLDRRHLLLRFTVEEDFIKDQDG from the exons ATGGCATCACCTGTGGGGTCTCCCCCTGTGGAGGCCCCACCTTCATCATCCATGGGTTCCAGGAAATCGTATGCTGCCATGCTGAacaaatccttgtatttgccTATGATTCAAGTGGAAGAAAAGGTGATCGGAATGATACTCGAAGGTGAACCTGCTGTGTACTTCTCTCCTCAAGAGCTATCTAAATCTGAGGAGCCCTTTAGTTTATCCCTGTTTGCTAAATGCTCATACGGCAGACCGCCCATCCATGAAGTGAAGGAGATTctgaaaaaaatgttctcaatCACCATGGATTTTGTGATAAGTTCGCTTGACAGAAGGCACCTCCTTCTCCGGTTCACTGTTGAGGAAGACTTCATTAAG GATCAAGATGGTTGA